One genomic segment of Agromyces intestinalis includes these proteins:
- a CDS encoding protealysin inhibitor emfourin, translating to MDVIVSRSGGLAGLRLVWEVPVDERPDRDDWVLLIRRLPWNEVPPAPPEPDRFVYRIECSPHAATLADRQVTGPWRELVDRVQDATEPERRGPGRAGSGSPRAR from the coding sequence ATGGACGTCATCGTCTCCCGCTCAGGGGGGCTCGCCGGCCTTCGGCTCGTCTGGGAGGTACCGGTCGACGAACGACCCGATCGCGACGACTGGGTGCTGCTGATCCGCCGCCTGCCGTGGAACGAGGTTCCCCCCGCGCCACCCGAACCCGATCGGTTCGTCTACCGCATCGAGTGCTCGCCGCACGCCGCGACGCTCGCCGACCGGCAGGTCACGGGGCCGTGGCGGGAACTGGTCGACCGCGTGCAGGACGCGACCGAGCCCGAACGCCGAGGGCCCGGCCGCGCAGGTTCAGGATCGCCCCGAGCGCGATGA
- a CDS encoding lysoplasmalogenase translates to MTRSLLRPFLPYLVLSAVHLVLLVTGPAAAVTATKALLMPALVAAVLTLVRPRRGAALVLLVVAICCSWAGDVLLSFPGETWFVLGLLSFLAAHSVYIALFVGLPRAGRLVTPWAALYAIWYAGFMLLLAPHLGSLFVPVAVYGLVLGSMAALAAGHSGVVAIGGALFVVSDSVLALGRFLPGYDAVVPGAGHDLIVMTTYLAAQGLIALGAILNLRGRALGVRARSRPARGRPVPATAP, encoded by the coding sequence GTGACCCGATCGCTGCTCCGCCCGTTCCTTCCGTACCTCGTGCTCAGCGCCGTGCACCTGGTGCTGCTCGTCACGGGGCCCGCCGCGGCCGTGACGGCGACGAAGGCGCTGCTGATGCCGGCGCTCGTCGCGGCGGTGCTGACCCTCGTTCGTCCGCGTCGCGGTGCAGCGCTCGTGCTGCTCGTGGTCGCGATCTGCTGCTCGTGGGCCGGCGATGTGCTGCTGAGCTTCCCCGGCGAGACCTGGTTCGTGCTCGGCCTGCTGTCGTTCCTCGCCGCGCACTCGGTGTACATCGCGCTCTTCGTGGGCCTGCCTCGGGCCGGGCGACTGGTGACGCCCTGGGCTGCGCTGTACGCGATCTGGTACGCGGGGTTCATGCTGCTGCTCGCCCCGCACCTCGGGTCGCTGTTCGTGCCGGTCGCCGTGTACGGGCTCGTGCTCGGATCGATGGCCGCGCTCGCGGCCGGTCACAGCGGGGTCGTCGCGATCGGCGGCGCGTTGTTCGTGGTGTCCGACTCGGTGCTCGCGCTCGGCCGGTTCCTGCCGGGCTACGACGCGGTCGTGCCGGGCGCGGGTCACGACCTGATCGTGATGACGACGTATCTCGCAGCCCAGGGGCTCATCGCGCTCGGGGCGATCCTGAACCTGCGCGGCCGGGCCCTCGGCGTTCGGGCTCGGTCGCGTCCTGCACGCGGTCGACCAGTTCCCGCCACGGCCCCGTGA
- a CDS encoding FKBP-type peptidyl-prolyl cis-trans isomerase, producing the protein MTDMNSKPEIDAPDGPAPADLVIEDLVVGDGPEATPGSTVDVHYLGVEYDSGEEFDSSWSRGQSINFPLQALIAGWQEGIPGMKVGGRRKLTVPPQKAYGPAGGGHRLSGQTLIFVIDLLGVS; encoded by the coding sequence ATGACCGATATGAACAGCAAGCCCGAGATCGACGCGCCCGATGGGCCAGCGCCGGCCGACCTCGTGATCGAGGACCTCGTCGTCGGCGACGGCCCCGAGGCCACGCCGGGCTCGACGGTCGACGTGCATTACCTCGGCGTCGAGTACGACAGCGGCGAGGAGTTCGATTCGTCGTGGAGTCGTGGGCAGTCGATCAACTTTCCGCTGCAGGCGCTGATCGCCGGCTGGCAGGAGGGCATCCCCGGCATGAAGGTGGGCGGGCGTCGCAAGCTCACCGTGCCCCCGCAGAAGGCCTACGGGCCGGCGGGTGGCGGCCACCGACTCAGCGGCCAGACCCTGATCTTCGTGATCGACCTGCTCGGCGTGAGCTGA